The sequence TTTAGCTGCATTGGTTAGAGAAGCAGCCTTGATCGCCCTTAGAAGGGCTGTTTCCAGAACTCCTAAGGAGCTAATAGAAGAACAAGCTGAAGAGTTCCTTGAGAAGCTCCGTGTTTCAAAGAGGGACTTTGAAGAGGCAATGAAAAAAATTAAGCCGAGTATAACAAGGTATATGCTCGATTATTACAAGCAATTTGAGGAGAGCAGGAAAGCTACCGGAGGAAAACGTAAGGAGGTTGATTACTTCACCCTTTGATCTTTCATTTTCAGAAAAGATTTTATAGAAAAAAGGCGATTTTTTATGTAGGCAAAAATTGGAGGGGACTAAGATGGTGAAAATCAAGGCATCAAAGCTTAGGGATATGGAACTTATAACTGACACTGGAGTAAGACTCGGATGGCTTTACGATCTGAGTTTTGATGAGGAAACCGGAGAAATTTTGGTGATTGTTGCTGAGCCGGATGAAGACCTAGACACGAGTGAGTTTGTTACCGATCATGAAGGCCTTCTCCTCATACCGATGAAAGCCGTTAAGAGCATCGGAGAATTTATTGTTATTGATCACAGCAAACTCGCTGTAAAGTCCAAGCTAAGAAGGATTTCAATGATAAAGGAGAGACTTCAAAGACCTTGATCCTTTCTGCTTTTTCTAATTTTGAGAATCATCTGGTGATTGCATGGAGGTTAAGCGCTGGGGTGTTTGGATATCTGCTTTTGTCTTCATGATTTTATTTGTAATTCTCACGGTTCACTTTATAAAATCTAAAAATCCCGATAAAGCTGCGATATCTGTGATTCTGGCGTTTT comes from Thermococcus litoralis DSM 5473 and encodes:
- a CDS encoding PRC-barrel domain-containing protein, with translation MVKIKASKLRDMELITDTGVRLGWLYDLSFDEETGEILVIVAEPDEDLDTSEFVTDHEGLLLIPMKAVKSIGEFIVIDHSKLAVKSKLRRISMIKERLQRP